The Magnolia sinica isolate HGM2019 chromosome 3, MsV1, whole genome shotgun sequence genome includes the window AAGGGGGATAATGGGTGAAGAACCCATCTCTCTATAGAGCATCTAGGTTGTGGAAGGGAGTCATGTCCATGACGAACAAGTTCAAGGAGAGGATTCACTCTTCTTGGGGTGCGAACAAAATTTGGTTTTAGAAGGACCTATGGATTGTGAATGCATGCTTTTATTAAGCTCTACTCGACAAATGGTTGTGGAGAacttctcaaaaaataaaaaaataaaaggttgTGGAGGCTTAGGATGGAGGAAGGAAGATTATGGAGAGAAGTAATAGTAAGCAAATATGGCCTCCAGGAAGGGGGATAGTGGGCGAAGAACTTGTCTCTCTATAGGGTGCCAGGGTTGTGAAGGGAATTATGCCGATGATGAACAAGTGCAAGGAGGGGATTCGCTCTTCTTGGGGTAATGGGAAGAGAATTTGGTTTTGGAAGGACTGTGGATTGGTGAATGCATGCTTTTATTTGCATTTCCAAACCTAGCCAAAGTAGCTTTGGATTTGGAGGTGACTGTAGTTGTTGTTTCTCGCTTATTGGCAATTCTTTAATGTGGTTTCTTCTATGCCATGGAAATTTATTGGATGAGGAGGCAAAGGAGTTTGCTCGACTTTGGAGTGGCTTAATCGACTCAAGTTCCACGCGGTGAGGACTTTTCGGTGTGGCCACTGGAGAAATCAAGGAGATTTTCTGTCCAATCATTATATTAGATATTGGCGCAGCAATCTCAAGTGAGGAATGTGGCACACTGGCTTTGTTTGGTCTTATGGGGTTCCCCCTAAAGTGATGGTATTTACATGTTTGGCGGGTAGGAATGGGATCCTTATTATTGATTATCTTTAGAAGAGGTTGCTTGCAATTTTTAATTGATGTGTTATGTTTATGAGAGGAGCAGAAATAGTGGATCATTTTATCCATTGCCCTTTTATTCTGAGGGCGTGGgaaatattcattcattcattattattattaagggGGGGGTAGCTCCTCATGGGTGATGCTAGGATCCATTTTGACCCTTTACTAGCTTGACCTGGTGGGGGTGCAAGGGAAAAGAGAGGTCATGGTGTGGAAGGAAGTTGGCGCGGCGGTGCTATGGGCtgtttgggagagaggaatgCTCGGTGCTTTCAACACAAGCACATGTTGGAGGTGAATGTATAAAAAAGGGCTAAAATGAATGTAATTGGGTGGGTTTCTTGTGTTAAGGAGCTTGACCAAAATAATTGGTTGTTCTTAGCCAGGATGTAATTTCTTTTGTAAATTTGAGCCGTCGTGGTCTTTTAATAAAATGTCATTcattacctttaaaaaaatcCTGAAACTACTGAAGTCATCTTATTACTTCAGAAACATTTACTGAATTTGGAGCATCCCTGCAGCACATGTTTTCTATTCCTTTTGGTCTGATGGTTCATATACACCTTGTTATGCTGTTTATGCATTTTGCATTCCCTATATTTTATGCATCATGGCCTGTGCCATCTGTCAATATGTAAACTTACTGCTGGTAAATGCTACTTCTGATCTTTTCTCTTAGTTGCGGCGCTTGCTATTTATCCTGAGGAGCATATATTGAACTGTAATCAGCCTGAGTCAGAGGATGGTGTGGTTTATGACAATCAAGATGAAGAAGCTGTGGCAATGAGTGAAGAATCACCTTCAGGTGTCGGAATGCTTTCCAGTCAAGGTGGTATGTTTTGTCTGTTTTCCTTTTCTAAGAAACCACATAACAATGTGACTCAAATGGATTCTTAGAGTTTTTATGTACTCCAGGGACCATAAATCTGATTGATTATCGAGTTCTACGTCAgttatttatatgtatattttgGATGTCTTTTTCCAATTCCTATCATGATAACTATACTATTTACAATTCCTTTCATGTATCCTGATGGTGCTTACCATTGTTTTAAGGATTGCGAAACATAAGTTACTGAAGTCTCTGGATGAAAATTGGGACACTGTCCCTGGCCTAGAAAGCCCAAACTATAGTGCCAAGGCATAGCTCTTGAGATTGCTGTTTGAAAAGCCGTGATTCACCAGTTTCTTTAAAGGCAAAAGATACTGTGTTTTTACATTCATCACACACACAAAAGATGGTGTTTTTACTCATTATCTCATGGCATGGAAAACTTGTGTTAATGCCTGTTGCCAGAAGTAGCACATATTGGGAGCGTTTGTGGTAATAAAAGGTAGACAGTCTATTTTTGAGCATGTCTTGGAACTACATCATTATGAAGCAGGAGCATCATGATGCAACTTCTTGTTTGTTTAATTGGCATGGGTTGCACATCCTTCCAAGGCAGCTGTTCCTACTTGCCTGTGTTCATGCTGTGATTATCCAAAAGAATTCCTTCGGTCCTACCCATTGCGTCTTCAACAGTCTGCTGTTATCATCGATAACATGTCTAGCCTCGTACAATTATTTGAACATTCATTTTCTCTCTTGCACCACTTTGTGAGCATAGGGATGGAAGGAACCATACACTCAAATGACAGCAGATACCATTTATACTTTTCTAGGATTAGgatatttgaagtgaaagaagctttgagaagaTAAAAAAGAGGAGAGGTCCTCAGACTAGATGGTATACCACTAGATGTTTGTAAGTGCATGGGAGAAACTgagttattttggttgacaaattTGTTCAACAAGACTGTAATATCAAGAAAAAACCAGGAAAAGTACCGTGTTACCTATTTATAAGGAGACATACAAAGCTGCACTAATTATCATGGAATTAGacttatgagccatactatgaaactttgggagagagtGAATGAGtaaagactaaggcatgagacaaatgtatcagaaaatcagCTTGGTTACTTGCCTCGGAGGTTTGCCACTTAAGATATGTTCCTACTTGGACCAAGTTATTCGGTAATGGAAATGGCCGGCATAATGGCCGGCCATGTGACTGTTACTATATGGGCTATAACTGCCGTTATGGCCCTTGTAAtggttatttttttaaaggaaaaattgTACAAGAAtgttgaaaaaatttaaaaaaatatgagGATCCGTTATAGTTATTCTTTTCTAGTTTtgaacatgtatttgatggtatAATGGGCCATTCTTTAGTAAAAATGCTAGCTCGGGCTGCCTGATACTTTCAACTTGAGACCATTGTGTATTAAAAAACAATGATACAACGGCCATTATGTAACGGTAATAATGAGAACTGTTATGCCTCACATGGCCATGATGActgttacaaaaaataaaaaaaataataataaaataacagTCCATTACGAGGCCCATGGTCATTATTAACTTAGAGAGAGCATAGGATaaggtccctagagagttaatctggtgggtgttgggaaagaaagaaaTTTTAAGAATATATTGACATAATTAAGGATATGCATGGGGGAGTGTTAATGGGTGTGAAGACCACTAgtagagagacaagtgagttctcaattactataggcttgcacaaatgagttcccaattactataGGCTAGCACCAGGGGTCAGCATTGAGTTCATACATTTTCTcattggttatggacaagttaaCAAGGCATTTGTAGGAGGAGGTCCTATGGTGTATGTTATTTGTAGAtgtcatagttttgattgacaagatgagggagggtgtaATCACAAAGCTAGATTTTATAGAGTGGTGCTTTAAAATAGAAAGTATGTAAAATTTGCCGGACTAAACAGAGTATGTGGAgttgaattttagtaacaataggagtgaaaacgtggaattagttaagattgttgaccaaaagTTTCCCAGGATGACCACTTTTCATGCCTTGGGTCAATTATCCATGAATGGacagattgagaaggatgttgcccatagaattcaagttgggtggaagaaatAGAAATGTGCCTTTGGAATTTTATGCGATCGTCTTGTACCATTCAACTTGAaatggaaattttataggatagctataagaccagccatgctttatgggacaaaatgttggccagctgaggaacaacatgttcatcgGTGAGTGttgttgaaatgaggatgttgagatggacgaGTGGCAAGATatggaaggatagaattagaaatgaatgcattcaagggaacttaggagtagcaccaataggtctAAGATGAGTGAATGCAGACCAAAATTCTGCGCCAGTTAGAAagacaagttgaaggctctaaaagggcaaggaaaAGGCCCAGAAGGATGTGGATGGAGTTGTAGGAAAAGACTTGattacctatggtctaactgaaggtatggcccttgatagagtggaatgggaacatgattcatgtagctgaccccacttaattgggataaggcttagatgatgatagaattagaaatgaatgcattcgagggaacttaggagtagcaccaataggtctAAGATGAGTGAATGCAGACCAAAATTCTGCGCCAGTTAGAAAgaaaagttgaaggctctaaaagggcaaggaaaatggccaaaaggatgtggatggaggttgTAGGAAAAGACTTGattacctatggtctaactgaaggtatggcccttgatagagtggaatgggaacaggattcatgtagctgaccccacttaattgggataaggcttagatgatgatgacgatggcgattgttttctctctctcacatcaGTAtaaatcaccaccaccatcatcaccatTATGTATCCTTGCCCAAGGCAGATTTACAACTCCCATTTCTGAGATATCACCATAACAAGTAGTAAATGTGTTGATTGTTGAGTCATAGACATGCtctcaaatgaagtatttaccTTATTGTGAGAGTTTCCACATGTAGTAGTGCATGTATTGCCCTGAAACAGAccttttaaggatttttttttttttctttctcatgggTTCCCTCAGGATCTGTTCCCAATGAAAAGTTTTTAACTTTGCATGTGACCAGGTCCATTTTTTTTCTGTTGCTGGTTGTGAAGCAGTTACCCAATCTCTTTTGTTTGGATTATAATGTCAGACTCAACAGATTGCCATTGCTCTTGTTATCAGTAAGATTCCTTCTGTTTTTTTAGAATCTGAATGTTGTATCTGCTATTGTCTAACAAGTCATTTGCCATATACTAACATGAATCTCAAGTATCAGTCCCAGATATCTTACCCAGACTCTTTTGGACCCCATGTCTGCAGTTTCAATTAGTAAGCGCAGATGGTGTAGTTGAGATTCATTAATGGCATAACCCTGGTGATGTAGGGCCTGAGCAGCCCCTTTCTGGAATCTTGAATGAGACCTTGTGCTTGTTAACAGTTAACCTAAATTGGATACTGCAAATGATACCATAAAGATAGAGAAATAAATTAATTCCTCTGCTTATAATTATACATTATAAGACCCAAATCCCACAACAGAAACAGAAGCTAGTGGTTGTCAGCTGTGTGGCACGTGGAATAATTGATCCTTGAAGTAAAACCTACATTTCCCCCTTGCTTTTAGATGCATGCGAGAACTAATTTTgctgttgaattttttttctttcaagaaaTTGTATTTTGTAGTGTTCTGTGCACTTTGCCACCAGGTGGTAAAGAAGGAGAAAGTGGGATCCTGAGGGTCGCATGGAGTTATTTCTTGCATCTTACAAGTTCTGAATGTTGTAGATTAAAATGATAATTTACTGATGTCATTCATCTGTCATGGCCTTATTGCTCAGAACTTGCTTGGAGGGTCTAAAACTAAGCagaatttcatttttgggataaaataaacataatattGTATTTATCCATGTCAGAAGTGAGTTGCAACCTAAATTCGGTTGACCATCGTTCCATATTTCTGTTAGCATTCCATGTATTTCTAACTAGAATACTGTTCACTTCATAGATGACGTTGCTGCCCACAAAAATGATAGAACTTGGAGCATGGATTCTTCTTCAGTTTTGAGAGTTAAATCAATACACATTAGTTCTCCAATTTTAGCTGCAAAAAGCCCGTTCTTCTATAaggtaagatttggatttgatttaCCACATTTTCCCTCCATGTTAAATGTGTTTTTTCGTTTTGTTAtgttattgtttttgtttttaatgattGCTAATGATGGATTTGATTTACCACAGTTTCCCTCCATGCTAAatgagtatttttgttttgttatattattgttattgtttttaATGATTGCTAATGGCTTGATTCCTTGCAATTCTTTTGAAGCTTTTCTCAAATGGCATGCGGGAATCAGAGCAACGATTTGTAACTCTACGAGTCAGTGCCTCAGGTACACCCCAAGTTGCAGTTTGTCATAAGTTCATTTTTGTTTGTTGTTGCCAGGTTGATTACTTGCAGCCTTATTTTATTGGCATATGTGGCCATAAATAGCTAAGCTGATTCTTATGAGAAGTTCATATTGACCAGATAATTGTCACCCCTAGCATTTTTTTCCATCATGTATCCAACTTTTAGTATCCTATTCTAGTTCAGGTAATTTTGTGAAATCAATCTGCATGCTGATCCCCCCcgcccccatctctctctctctcaagaaggATGCTGTGGGTACTCACTAGGGTAAATGACCCAACTCCTACTCCCCCTAACCGTGCTACTGCAGCACTGTCTGCAAAAATCAGGTTtgttcatcaggtgtgccccaaTCTTATGCAACATGGAGGCTAGAGAAAATTTTGGGGCTGGAGACACTGACAATgcagcccaccagatgaacatccCGGATCCCACCACATGCAGAAAGAGATGGATTCAGATGAATACGCAACAGGACTAGCCATGCCCATCATCTTATTTATATATGTCACCAGAGTTTGACGAACCATAAGAACTCACAGAACCACTCTTCTACAGATTACCGTGTGACCCACTTTTTAATCTCTCCTCTCTCTATATCTATGGATCTCTAGTTGTGAGAACCCTTAGGATGGTGAAGAACAGCTGAGACAACTCCTGCATTGGCCTCTTTTAACTCGGGTACCATTGCGCAATGCATGACAGTTTGCTACATGTGCTAGGCATCTCTGATGGAGCTACATTTCATGCTGGTCCCCTGATCCATGCGAGGGTCTCTGATTTGTCACAATGTAGGGGTCTACTGCTACTCCGATTTGTCACAAGGGGGTCTACTGCTAGTTGAGCTTGGGATGATGGTCTTGAGTTTGAACGCATAGCTCAATGGACTGCTCTTAATTGCAATGTTTGGATTATCTGAATCACATGCTCTTTATGGTTGGGGCCAAGCAATGGACTGTCTTGCATGGCAATGAATGGAAAACCCATCTCTGATGATTCACATGTGGTATGAGCACATTTAGCatgaatgtatgttgttcctGATCTTGTCCAAATATTGGAGGACATGCCCAGTCTATTATTGGGGCTTGAGAGTTTTGGACTATTCATCTACTTAGCCCACCACAGCTTGCTATGTAATGTGCGACTGGATGGTGATGATCTACATACACCAGTACACGTTTGGCCAGTTACTAGGCTGAAGAATAGCAAGTTATGTGAGTAGGCATTGAAACTTGTATTCATTGTTGCACAAGTGGACTATTTGAGTCACCTACTGAAAACTGTTGGTGCATTCCCGTCCTGATGTTTGTAGGTTCCAATCTTATCGATCCAATTGCATCAGGTCTTACTTTCGCTTTAGCTGTGGATTAGTACTGTGATATATGTTCTTGTTTTTGTAGCTAAACAAGCCATAAATGCAAGTTCATCAAGActagggtccttactcatggTTCAGTGGTAGACCCTGTTGGTTTCAACAGTGAGATCATGGGTTCAAATatccatgtggtgtgtgtggggtgtgagggtgtgtaaaaaaaaaagttcatcaAGACTAATTCTCtgctgtactttttttttttttttttttttctggcacAGAGGAAGTTGCCGTCATAGAGCTTCTTAATTTTATGTACAGTGAGACATTATCAACGAATACAGCTCCTGCGCTGTTGGATGTCCTAATGGCCGCAGACAAGTTTGAGGTGGCTTCATGCATGCGATACTGCTGCAGGCTTCTAAGGAACTTGCCCATGACTCCAGAATCTGCGTTACTCTATTTAGAGCTTCCATCCAGTGTTCGGATGGCTGATGCTGTCCAGCCTTTGACTGATGCAGCCAAGCAATACCTTGCCACACGCTATAAGGACATTGCCAAGTGAGAGTCTGTTTACATGATGACCTCCATTTTATTTTCTGTCGATATAGAGTTTACAGAAAACTAGCTGTCCTGATATCTTCCATTAATCTCTTCTTTTATCATATAGTCGATATAGATTTGATTATCATGTGATTTCCCAGGTACCAAGATGAAGTACTAAACTTGCCACTGGCCGGAATTGAGGTAGTGCTGAGCAGCGACGATCTCCAAGTGGCTTCCGAAGACGCTGTCTACGAGTTTGTGCTGAAGTGGGCTCGGGCCCAGTACCCAGATCAAGAAGAGCGGCGTGGCATTTTAGGTACACGCCTCGTGCGCCTCATCCGGTTCCGCTACATGACCTGTCGGAAGCTGAAGAAAGTTCTCTCGTGCAACGAATTCGACAAGGAGCTTGCCGGCAAGGCTGTCCTTGATGCCCTCTTTTTTAAAGCCGAGATCCCGCATCGGCAGCGCTCCCTTGTGTCCGAGGAGTCTGGCAACAGGCGTTTGGTCGAGCGCGAGCGGGCATACAAGTATCGGCCCGTGAAGGTTGTGGAGTTCGAGCAACCCCACAAACAGTGCATAGTCTACCTCGACCTCAAGAGAGAGGAGTGCGCGAATCTCTTTCCATCATGCCGTCTTTACTCACAAGCATTCCACCTTGGTGGCCAGGGTTTCTTCCTTTCAGCCCACTGCAACATGGACCAACATAGCTCATTCCATTGCTTTGGGCTCTTCTTGGGAATGCAGGAGAAGGGCTCTGTCAGCTTTGCGGTGGACTATGAGTTTGCAGCAAGGACGAAGCCCACTGGCGACTTTGTGAGCAAGTACAAGGGGAACTACACATTCACAGGTGGGAAGGCAGTTGGGTACCGGAACCTGTTTGCCACCCCTTGGACATCGTTCATGGCTGATGAGAGCATCTACTTCATCAATGGCTTGCTTCACCTCAGGGCTGAGCTCACTATACGGAAGCATGTATGCTAACTCAGGTGCGGAGTTAAAACAGGTTTTCTCTAACGAGTAATGCTACTTCGATTTGCCTTGGGGCGATTCACCCCTGTTATTCCAACACATGTCCCCTCCCTGTGCCAACTGGATGGAGCTAGTATGTGCAACCCTTTTGCCAAAATGATGTTTGTCAGATGCGTCCTGTCTATTGCTACTGTGATAGGCCCACACCTATCCAAACCAGCCTAAAAAAAGAACAGAAAGTGAAGCTCTTCCTTCCAATCCAAGCCAGCTAaaattgtgtggggtccaccgtgatgtgtctaacatctactctgtccatcactTGAGCCAGGTCATGgcaggccatgagcccaaaaatcaggccaatccaaactcAAGCGGGCTACACACAGTGAACAGTGTGATGATGTGACGCAGGCCATTGAAACATTGTTGGAGCCTACTGAAGTTCTAGATCTAGGATGTAGTctccttatgaatgggttggatgtcatgtaaacttCAGGCGCTACAAAAGTTCTTAAGGTGGTTGTCCCTTTTCCCATTATTCTgcattgtgtgtggcccacttgagctttctgTCAACATGATTTCATAATGTCTTAACATGAGCTGGAGTAATTGATGTACAGGAGTGCATTTCATATACACATCTGAGTGAGCCGCACAGCTTGTCGTTGCATGCACTTACTTTTCGGAGGGGACGCGTGTTGTCAATATATTGGTGAATGGCTCCTGAGCAAATAGGCATGGCATTACTCTTCTCCAACTGACATTTTGAAGAAAATGTAAATTCAGCAAGGATGTGCTTATTAGCAAGTAATGGGAGAAAAATTATGGCACATTAGAACCcttttttgaattatttgtagGCTAATCCATCACTACTGTCATTCTCCATTTTTTATTGTGGAACCCAGCAGATGACCCGAACTGCTGGAGCAATGGCATTTTACTAAGAGTATGAAACCTGGGCTGTTCTCTGTCTCTATTTGCAGACCGCTGATCATAGTTCTAAAGGTCTATGATGGGTGCCATTTTGTGTCATTTCCATCCATTGATGACCCAATGGCCATGGTTGAAGATTGCATTTTGGAAGTGACCATCAAAGCAGATGTATAGCAAACTGGTTTTGTTTCAAAAACAGTTGGCAACCTGGTTCAGCTCAAACAGGTGAAGCAAACGGTGCCATTTTCAGCTTTGGTGGCTTTGTGCTGGACCAGGATACAGGTGAGGCTCTGCTAATGGAAGCCTCACCTTTATCCTAGATACGTGAGCTATTTCCTAGTAGGAGAAGGATGGGAAGTATTCGTGAGTAGGCTAGGATATGACAAAGAAGAATGACCTAATTCTCGTACAGTTGCCTGTTGGAGGTGGTCCATTCCATGGACCTTCCAAAGTATCCTCAGGCATTGACATGGCCTCATGATAGGGACAAGTCCAAAAATTACCCTGAAGGGGTCGTTTAGCAGCATTGATTCTGAGGGAGAGATGTCTGTTCCAATGCACTCTGCAAGATATCACGCTTCTTCTTGGCTGATTATACTTGTGAGAGGGACCCAAATCCTCTGCTACAGCTCCGTCTATGCAGCGGGCATACCATCTGAgcttggtggaacccaccatgttgtatgtgtcacATCCACTCCTTCAATCAGATGTGGTCATCGACATGAGGCCTTAAAGACAAAAGTCAGCACAATCGAACGATTCAAGTGAGCACACCACGAGGTTGAAAGGGGATGCCAACCATCGCTTTGTGTATGGGATCTAACATGGTGTATATTTTCCATTCCATCCAACGACAGGACGATCCCCACCACTCCATAAGTCATCCTATCCGAAtatgttccttgtggtgtggcccgaGTTTTGCATtggtctgattttttatttttatttatttttaatcacaTTTGCAACACAGCCGATTTtagaaagtaaaaaaagaaaaaagaaataaaaataaaaagaggctGGGTCCTCTACCATCGTTTCTAGAAAATGCTTATTCTACAACTCTGGTTTTGGACCCTAACGTGGTTTGTGTACTGAATCCAACCTGTCCAGAAGGTTCGCCTTACCGAGAAAGTAGAAAGCTTCTCAAAATAAgactgatccaaccatcatgtgtgcCAATTGTTTTTTTGAGTGTATGACCATTGTTCGCCCAACCTAATGATTATATAGACCTGATTTTTGAGTCATCCCATCATCATGGTGAGGTTCGGATGGCATACATTTAACTCAGTGGATCCCGCACTAACTAATGAATAGCATTTACACGTAGGTGAATAAGTTCGATGTTGATGACCTTTACACTGGTTAATAACCTTCACACGTGAGAGTGGCAGAAACAGCTTTTTCTGCCAATGACTGTAGAGGATGGATATCCAGCCTCAAAAGAGCCACAGACAACCTCTGTCCAAAAATCCATTTCTTGTGTTGGATTTGAGCTATTAAAACGTTCTCTTTACCCGTTCATTTTGTAGCACCAAAGAGGAACTTAAAACGATGTGTATTTGTGCGGCTATCATTTATCAACAGCTGGGCCGTCGTGCTTTTGGGCCAAGCCTTCTTTAGGACACAATTGGGCTGGCATTCAGGAGCGCTGCCTCCCCATTAGGAACATTTTATAATATACCAGGGATTTTCTTCATACAAGTGTGCGCTGCCCGATCAGCGGACAAATATTGTTTTTGGTCAAGGAATTACACCAAACacaacatgatgaatggcccaaactTCGCTACAATAAGCCACGCACAGGCACGTTTTTGGTCAATCAGCCAGGGCTGAACTCACGTTTAGGATCTATTTTGCAGCCCGGGGGTAGACCTTTGCCCAGGGCTCAGCTCAGGCTTGGGAATCTATTTTGCAGCCCAAGCTCATCGAATGAAGCtcgtgtacatgccacacatgtgccaggcATGGCACAGGTCcgagagatctaatccatccatcaggttggtccaaacTTGTAtaatttttccaaaaataaaatctagtcCAATCAGCATGTATAAGCCCTAATATTGGAAACGGTGGATGGGTCAGAAAACTTAAGCGTGTACATCTATTTTACAAAATGTTGCCCAATTGACCAGTGAATCAAATTGATGCTTGGGCTAGAGCACAAAGATAGTGGTGCCATTCTGATTGAATGGATTGGAACTCGAGACAtattgtgccatgctggcacatgccTCGTGTGTACACGAGCTTCATTGCACACCCATGATGGGCCTACCAAAGCTCTGATCATGCATAAACCATGTAGCAATTGCTCTAATGAACCTAACAATAATTTTATTTAAAGGGCGAGAAAGGGTTGTTTTGCACGTGAAAGGGTGCCATGTCCAGGCTATTTGTGAGGTAGGTGCACTGTGAATATGACCCGGACCAAACCTCATGTGTCTTGAATGTGCCCCACCTAATAGATGGCTCAGATTTCGCATGTCCACATTGGCACGTGCTGCGAAGCTGGACGAGCCCATATGATGTAAACAAGTACACAATAACGACTTCCTTTATATCACAACTTAATGAGATCCATGTGTAGCCGGCCAGTCCAATCACTTGCTATTATTCTAGTCACTCATACGGTTCAGGCAACTAAACTAGACCCAAGGGCCATTTGGAGGGCACTTCCAAAAGGAGTTTTCAGCAAAACAGGCCTTCTCCCACAACTTTGGGTATGGAAAAAAAACTCTGCCTGATTCTGCAATAGTAGCTTTTTAGCTACTATTGCAGAATCAGGCAGAGTTTGTTTGCAAgttcccatccaaacacaacacaAACAGGTGTTTGGCTCAAAAATCAAAACTGCGTTTTTGAGGGTGCATCCGATTGGCCCGAAGGGTTTTCATCAGGTTGAGCCTGGGCAAGGTCCACTCAAC containing:
- the LOC131241276 gene encoding BTB/POZ domain-containing protein POB1-like isoform X5; amino-acid sequence: MDSSSVLRVKSIHISSPILAAKSPFFYKLFSNGMRESEQRFVTLRVSASEEVAVIELLNFMYSETLSTNTAPALLDVLMAADKFEVASCMRYCCRLLRNLPMTPESALLYLELPSSVRMADAVQPLTDAAKQYLATRYKDIAKYQDEVLNLPLAGIEVVLSSDDLQVASEDAVYEFVLKWARAQYPDQEERRGILGTRLVRLIRFRYMTCRKLKKVLSCNEFDKELAGKAVLDALFFKAEIPHRQRSLVSEESGNRRLVERERAYKYRPVKVVEFEQPHKQCIVYLDLKREECANLFPSCRLYSQAFHLGGQGFFLSAHCNMDQHSSFHCFGLFLGMQEKGSVSFAVDYEFAARTKPTGDFVSKYKGNYTFTGGKAVGYRNLFATPWTSFMADESIYFINGLLHLRAELTIRKHVC